A window of the Cynocephalus volans isolate mCynVol1 chromosome 10, mCynVol1.pri, whole genome shotgun sequence genome harbors these coding sequences:
- the LOC134389061 gene encoding keratin, type I cytoskeletal 14, protein MTTCSRQFTSSSSMKGSCGIGGGSSRISSVLAGGSCRVPSTYGGLSVSSSRFSSGGAYGLGSGYGGGFSSSSSFGGALGSGFGGGYGAGLGAGFGGGFGGGFGGGLGGGEGLLVGSEKVTMQNLNDRLASYLDKVRALEEANADLEVKIRDWYQRQRPSEAKDYTPYFKTIEDLRNKILTATVDNANVLLQIDNARLAADDFRTKYETELNLRMSVEADINGLRRVLDELTLARADLEMQIESLKEELAYLKKNHEEEMNSLRGQVGGDVNVEMDAAPGVDLSRILNEMRDQYEKMAEKNRKDAEDWFFTKTEELNREVATNSELVQSGKSEISELRRTLQNLEIELQSQLSMKASLEGSLEETKGRYCMQLAQIQELIGSVEEQLAQLRCEMEQQNQEYKILLDVKTRLEQEIATYRRLLEGEDAHLSSSQFSSGSQSSRDVTSSSRQIRTKVMDVHDGKVVSTHEQVLRTKN, encoded by the exons ATGACCACCTGCAGCCGCCAGTTCACCTCCTCCAGCTCCATGAAGGGCTCCTGTGGCATCGGGGGTGGCTCCAGCCGCATCTCCTCTGTCCTGGCCGGTGGATCCTGCCGGGTCCCCAGCACCTATGGGGGCCTGTCAGTCTCCTCCTCCCGCTTCTCCTCCGGGGGAGCCTACGGGCTGGGGAGCGGCTACGGTGGTggcttcagcagcagcagcagctttggTGGTGCTCTAGGTAGCGGCTTTGGTGGAGGATATGGTGCTGGCCTGGGTGCTGGCTTCGGTGGTGGCTTCGGTGGTGGGTTTGGTGGTGGCCTCGGTGGTGGTGAGGGGCTCCTGGTGGGCAGTGAGAAGGTCACCATGCAGAACCTCAACGACCGCCTGGCCTCCTACCTGGACAAGGTGCGCGCCCTGGAGGAGGCCAACGCGGACCTGGAGGTGAAGATCCGCGACTGGTACCAGAGGCAGCGGCCCAGCGAGGCCAAAGACTACACCCCCTACTTCAAGACCATTGAGGACCTGAGGAACAAG ATCCTCACGGCCACCGTGGACAATGCCAATGTCCTCCTGCAGATTGATAATGCTCGCCTGGCTGCTGATGACTTCCGTACCAA GTACGAGACGGAGCTGAACCTGCGCATGAGCGTGGAGGCCGACATCAACGGCCTGCGCCGGGTGCTGGACGAGCTGACCCTGGCCAGGGCCGACCTGGAGATGCAGATCGAGAGCCTGAAGGAGGAGCTGGCCTACCTGAAGAAGAACCACGAGGAG GAGATGAATTCCCTGAGAGGCCAGGTGGGCGGAGATGTCAACGTGGAGATGGATGCAGCTCCTGGTGTGGACCTGAGCCGCATCCTGAACGAGATGCGAGATCAGTATGAGAAGATGGCAGAGAAGAACCGCAAGGACGCCGAGGACTGGTTCTTCACCAAG ACAGAAGAGCTGAACCGCGAGGTGGCCACCAACAGCGAGCTGGTGCAGAGCGGCAAGAGCGAGATCTCTGAGCTGCGGCGCACTCTGCAGAACCTGGAGATCGAGCTGCAGTCTCAGCTCAGCATG AAAGCATCCCTGGAGGGCAGCCTGGAGGAGACCAAAGGCCGCTACTGCATGCAGCTGGCGCAGATCCAGGAGCTGATCGGCAGTGTGGAGGAGCAGCTGGCACAGCTGCGCTGTGAGATGGAGCAGCAGAACCAGGAGTACAAGATCTTGCTGGACGTGAAGACGCGGCTGGAGCAGGAGATCGCCACCTACCGCCGCCTGCTGGAGGGCGAGGATGCCCA CCTCTCCTCCTCCCAGTTCTCCTCTGGCTCTCAGTCATCCAGAGATG TGACCTCCTCCAGCCGTCAGATccgcaccaaggtcatggatgtGCATGATGGCAAGGTGGTATCCACCCATGAGCAGGTCCTCCGCACCAAGAACTGA